The genomic interval ACACACGGACGCGGTCATCGAAGCCGTTTGCACGGAGAGTGGTAAGGAGGTGAAAATGGAAGTCAAAAATGGTTATGTCACCCTGAGCGATAGCGAAGGGTCTCTACCACAACAAACCGAGACTCTTCGGTCGCGGCGAACGCTCCCTCAGAGTGACATGCTACTCGTCCACTTTCCACTTTCTTTTTCTCACTGGTACGACGACCTCGTCTTCACCTGAACAACGATGCTTCTCTTCCAGTCGGAAGAATGGATTGACAAGTGGTGCATACGAACCAATCTCGCTCGCGGAGAAGTTCTCACGATCAACCAAGTGTGGAAACTGTCCAAACTTTGGTATCACAACCGCCTGTTGCTGGAGTATCATGGGCGAAGCATTCAGCAGGTTGCGGATGTTTTCAGGCAGGCAGGTTTGACTTCGGAGTTTTGGTATATCTCGTTCCAGACCTGATAGGCGGCGCACTGAGCTTGTCGAAGTGTCTCATCCGCGCCAATACCAACCACAACCCTCACGCGGACTCAGGTCGCAACCCACCACCCTCTCGCGGACGAAGTACTCTTTAGAGTAGGCCTGTCAGGTCTTTCAGTTTGACGTCAAAGTTTTGGTACGTGCAATTTCTAAAAGAGTATAATTCGTCAAAAGGAGCAAGAATGACATTACATCAATCTCCATATTCGGTATTAAACAAAGTTGCGAATTCGCTGGTTGCTTCAAAACGCTTTTCCACCGTGGAAGATGCGCTTTGGGATATGGCAATTGTCACTGTGCAAAGCAAGATGAGTTACTATCGCCGCCGAATCCGAAAAATGGAAAACAAATATGGGGTAGACTTCGGCAAATTCAGCGCGCGCCTGAAAGGGAAAGCCACACCTCAGCAGGAAGATGACTGGTTGGCGTGGAAGTCCGCCCGCTCCATGTTGACGGACTGGCAAAAGACCTATCAGGAATTGCGCCATGAGCAAAATCGTTGACGATGTTTTGGAGATATTGCAAGGAAACGATCTGATTCAAAGTACGCGCGTCGTCAACTACGATGAGACTCCTTCGGGCAGATTGGAAGCCAAGCTCCGCAGTCAACTATCCAAAGACCACACTCTGCAAATCTGGATTCATATCGAACCCGAATCGCTGGATTACGCCTATCAATTGTTTACTACTGTCCCTCTCCTACGTTGGGACAATTCACCTCATTACGAACATCTCACCACTGCTCCCCACCACTTCCATGATGAAAATGGTAAAGTCTACGAATCGCCATTGACTGGCAATGTCAAACGCGATTTGAAAATCGTGTTGAAAAAAATCGCCAATTGGATGGAAGCACAGGATGAAGAAGATTGATTTGTTCAAACGCCTTCCCCCTCTCCTTTAGGCGCCGCGCTGAGCGTGTCGAAGCGAGAGGGGCAGGGATGAGGTCAACCCCGCAGGCTTGACGTCAAAGTTTTGGTATGTGAAATAAATATAAAATTACTGGATGAATTATGCTTAGTTTGATTGAAATACTTAAGACAAAGAATCTTCCACTTGATAATTACAAAATTCACCTCGCTACAGGAAAAGAATACCCTCCGATTGACGCATTTCTAGAGGGAAAATTCAAAGAATGGCAGGAAGAGCAGTCTAACAAGAACTTTGAATGTGATTACGTTCTCAGTTTAATTAATATTGAAAGGGACACATGGTTATTTGCTGGCATTTACAAAATACTTAGCGTTGGAAAAGGAACAAGAGCTTCTTTTCGCTACAACACACAACTTCTGCCCAATCAAGATGATTTAATTGGCAGAGCAATTATTCACTATAAACGCGAGGGAAGAGCTTCATATGTTTGGGGGCATAAATACGGAAAGCATTTAGAGCTTGTTGAAATCAAACCAACACCAATCTCAATCGGGGATTTTCCTGGATACAACAAAGTTATTCTTTCGCATCGACAATTAAAAGTAATTGTCGGGCAACAAGAGCCATCTTGGAAATCTGCTTTATCTAGTGTCAAAGGAATATACTTAATCTCTGACATCCTTTCGGGGAAATTGTATATTGGAAGTGCAACTGGTAATGATGGACTTTGGCAAAGATGGGAAAGTTACGCCAAAACAGGACATGGTGGCAACAGCGAACTCAGAGAATTGATTCAAGAAAAAAGTATTGATTACGCTAGTAATTTCCAATATTCTGTTCTTGAAATTGCCGACACACATTCGACAGATGAATTTATTATTGAAAGAGAAACCTATTGGAAAAAGGTTTTATTATCAAGGCAATTTGGATATAACTCAAATTGAATTCAAGAAGGCGCATAAATGACCTCCCCTCACCCTCACCCCCCCACCCTCCTCAAACCAGCCAAACCCGTTGGCATCATTGGCTACGGCGCATACGTGCCGCGCTATCGTCTGCCCGCAAAAGAAGTCGCGCGCGTATGGACGGGCGGCAAAGGCGGACTCCCCATCAAAGAGAAAGCCGTCCCTGGGCTGGATGAAGACGTCATCACCATGTCCATTGAAGCGGCGCGCAACGCGATGAAACGCGCGCAAATTGACCCGACTGAATTGCGGGCGGTCTGGGTCGGGAGCGAGTCCCACCCGTATGCGGTGAAGCCAACCTCCACCTTGGTCGCTGAGGCGATTGGCGCGGTCCCCAACACGCAAGCCGCCGATTGGGAATTCGCTTGCAAGGCAGGCACCGAAGCGCTCGTCGCCGCGATGGGCTTGGTCGGCTCGGGCATGGGCAAGTACGCGATGGCGATCGGCATGGACACCGCGCAAGGCAAGCCAGGCGACGCGCTCGAGTACACCGCAGGCGCGGGCGGCGGCGCGTACATTCTCGGTCCCGCCGAAGAATCGCTGGCGGTCATCAACGCCTCGTATTCGTACGTCACCGACACGCCCGATTTCTGGCGGCGCTCCGACGCGAAATATCCCGAACACGGCATGCGCTTCACGGGCGAACCCGCCTATTTCAAACACGTCAGCGAAGCCGCCACGCATCTGATGGAAGCCAGCGGCACGACCGCCAAAGATTACAAGTGGGCGGTCTTCCACCAGCCCAACACAAAATTTCCGCAACGCGTCGCATCGGGTCTCGGCTTCTCGATGGATCAGATCGAACCTGGGCTTCTCGTCCCTGTGATCGGGAATACGTACGCGGGCGCGGCGATGATCGGACTCACTGCGACTCTCGACATCGCCCAGCCTGGCGATCGGATTCTCGTCGTCTCTTTCGGAAGTGGAGCTGGTTCCGACGCCTTCGACATTTCCGTCACTGACAACGCCCCGCTCCGCGCCAGCCTCGCCACGAAGACACAAGAGTACGTCAAGCGCCGAACAGAGATTGATTACGCAACGTATGTCCGTTTCCGCGGGAAGCTAGCGATGAAGTAAACAAGTACACACGTAGACAGGTACACAAGACCGCGAGAAATGTGTTTCCCTGTGTGCCTGTCTACGTGTCCAACGGAGCGCATATATGACAAATATCATCATCGCCCAATTCAGACAAACACAACTCGGCAAACTCGCCGCCATGCTCATTCTTTTGTTGTTCATCATGGGCTGTACCTTCCTCTCCCCCACGCCAACACCGGATATCCGACCCATCGTAGATGCCTTTTTTTCGGGTTACGCATATCTCGATGTCAATGGTAACGGTGTAATCGACTCGGAAGATACGCCCATAGAGAATGCGACTCTGATTGTTACACTTCAGGGCGGATTCGAAACCGGCGGCTTGACCGACAAAACAGGCTATGCCTTCATCACCATCCCCGGCGGCGTTGACTATCCCGTGACGTTGCGCATGGAAGCGCCAAAAGACAGCAACTTGCAACTCATCGGACCGTCATCGGTCGCCTATCCGTCTGATGAACCCGCAGAATTTCTTTTTACTTCAAAGTGAGATAACACAACATGACAGAAGTCATCATCGCAGGTATCGGACAAACAGAAGTCGGCGAGCATTGGGACATTGGTCTGCGCGACCTTGCCTTTGCCGCCATTCAAGAAGCCGTCAAAGATTCGGGCGGATTGAAACCGCAATCGTTATTCGTCGGCAATATGCTCGCGCCGAATCTTTCCAATCAGGCGCATCTCGGCGTGTTGATCGCGGATTACGCGGGCTTGCTCGGCATCGAAGCCGTGACCATCGAAGCCGCGGGCGCATCAGGCGGCGCGGCGTTGCGGCAAGGCTATCTCGCCGTCAAAAGTGGATTGGTGGATGTCGCGCTCGTCGTCGGCGTGGAGAAGTTTACAGATAAAGTCGGCTCAGGCGTGGACGCGGCTCTCGCCACCACAGGGGACGCGGATTTCGAGTCGGTGCAGGGGATGACTCCCGCCGCGCAAGCCGCATTGTTGATGAAACGCTACATGCACGAGTACGATGTCCCCAAAGACGGGTTCGCTGGTTTTGCATTGACCGCCCACGCGAACGGAGTCGCAAATAAACACGCGATGTTCCGCAAAGCCATCAAGCCCGAGACTTACGCTAAAGCCGAAATGGTCAGCGATCCGCTCAACATGTTCGACATGGCTCCCAACGCAGACGGCGCGGCGGCAGTTGTATTGACCCGCCAAGAGTTATTGCCAAACAATTTCTCACATCCTCTGGTGAAAATCGCTGGCTCGGCTTCTTCATCGGATACGCTTGCATTGCATGATCGCAAAGACATGCTGTACTTCGACACCGCGCAAATCTCCGCTGGCAAGGCGATGAAACAAGTCGGCGCGGTGTTGGATGACATTGACTTGTTTGAGTATCACGACATATTCAGCGTCTACGCCGCGTTACAACTCGAAGCGGTGGGATTCGCTATCAAAGGTAAGGGATGGAAACTTGCCGCAGACAATGAAATCGGGTTGAAGGGAAAAATCCCGTGTGCAACAATGGGCGGAATGAAAGCGCGCGGCTTCGCGGGCGGCGCCTCAGGCGTGTATCAGGCTGTGGATGCGGTGGCCCAGCTTCGAGGTGAGGGCGAAGCGAATCAAATCCCGAATGCGAAGACCGCGTTGATCCAATCCCTTGGCGGACCCGCATCAACGGCAGTGAGTCATATCTTGCAAAGAGCATAGCGCGACATGAATGTCAAGTTGCGTGGTTCAATGTTAGACCTTATCCGTAATAAACAAAATATTTTTTGGGCGCTGAAAAACGCTGATTTCGCTGATTCAAGA from Candidatus Defluviilinea gracilis carries:
- a CDS encoding GIY-YIG nuclease family protein codes for the protein MLSLIEILKTKNLPLDNYKIHLATGKEYPPIDAFLEGKFKEWQEEQSNKNFECDYVLSLINIERDTWLFAGIYKILSVGKGTRASFRYNTQLLPNQDDLIGRAIIHYKREGRASYVWGHKYGKHLELVEIKPTPISIGDFPGYNKVILSHRQLKVIVGQQEPSWKSALSSVKGIYLISDILSGKLYIGSATGNDGLWQRWESYAKTGHGGNSELRELIQEKSIDYASNFQYSVLEIADTHSTDEFIIERETYWKKVLLSRQFGYNSN
- a CDS encoding hydroxymethylglutaryl-CoA synthase, producing MTSPHPHPPTLLKPAKPVGIIGYGAYVPRYRLPAKEVARVWTGGKGGLPIKEKAVPGLDEDVITMSIEAARNAMKRAQIDPTELRAVWVGSESHPYAVKPTSTLVAEAIGAVPNTQAADWEFACKAGTEALVAAMGLVGSGMGKYAMAIGMDTAQGKPGDALEYTAGAGGGAYILGPAEESLAVINASYSYVTDTPDFWRRSDAKYPEHGMRFTGEPAYFKHVSEAATHLMEASGTTAKDYKWAVFHQPNTKFPQRVASGLGFSMDQIEPGLLVPVIGNTYAGAAMIGLTATLDIAQPGDRILVVSFGSGAGSDAFDISVTDNAPLRASLATKTQEYVKRRTEIDYATYVRFRGKLAMK
- a CDS encoding thiolase domain-containing protein (Catalyzes the synthesis of acetoacetyl coenzyme A from two molecules of acetyl coenzyme A. It can also act as a thiolase, catalyzing the reverse reaction and generating two-carbon units from the four-carbon product of fatty acid oxidation); this encodes MTEVIIAGIGQTEVGEHWDIGLRDLAFAAIQEAVKDSGGLKPQSLFVGNMLAPNLSNQAHLGVLIADYAGLLGIEAVTIEAAGASGGAALRQGYLAVKSGLVDVALVVGVEKFTDKVGSGVDAALATTGDADFESVQGMTPAAQAALLMKRYMHEYDVPKDGFAGFALTAHANGVANKHAMFRKAIKPETYAKAEMVSDPLNMFDMAPNADGAAAVVLTRQELLPNNFSHPLVKIAGSASSSDTLALHDRKDMLYFDTAQISAGKAMKQVGAVLDDIDLFEYHDIFSVYAALQLEAVGFAIKGKGWKLAADNEIGLKGKIPCATMGGMKARGFAGGASGVYQAVDAVAQLRGEGEANQIPNAKTALIQSLGGPASTAVSHILQRA